CTTGTAATGATGTTTTCACAACTTTTTTCATAAATTCACCTATGATGATTGCACAAACTATACAGACTTCTTGCACAACGAAGCAACATTACCCCCTTCATCATTAGACGCGTCTGGTGTTATGCATGACAATGACCGATCTAAGAGGGAGCAGAGAAACTCACGTAGCCGAGCATATTATCAGAAGAAAAAGGATGAACTAACAGTTGACGACATAGAAGATCTGAATGAAAAGATACGAGGGAAGCGCGTGCAACGCTGCAAAAGCATGTCAGTGATTGAGAAGGGGCAGTCAAGTGCAGAAAGGAAGGGCAGCTATGCTAAAAGGAAAAACACCCCGTGCAAAGAATCCCTTGCTCTTCCACGTCCAGACCTAGCAAACTTAACCTCTGAATGCCCCGCATCCAACTGCCGCGGAATACCCCTCAGGTTGGGCGCCGAAGATGATTCAACGGATGGCGACCCTCCGCCAGTCATGCCGAATTACGGTGTTGGCACCAATGGTATGAAAATGCTTTTGTCTGGTATTTATGCTCAGTCTCATCAACCCTTTTCTGACATGATGTTGTCTATTGTCACATTCACCACAACTATAATGAAGACGACATCGATGTGTTCTGAGACCCCATCATGGGCGATGAACCGACACCATCCGACTTGATGGATGAGGAGTTCTACATGTTTCGCGATCAAGGTATGGTCAACTCGGAACTTGGAAGTCGTGGAGCTTTATTGTAATTATAGTTATTTGTGAATATTGTTTTGAACATCATGTCCCAACAAATGCTAATAGGATCTGATAATGACACAATTGAGGATGACGATGAAACGAGCATGTCGTCTGCTATACCTAGCGAAGTTGATCCATTAGACTTTGTCTACACAAACATCCCAGACAGCACTCACATCCTGAAGCTCGACGAAAACTGCAAACACTGCAAGGCCAAAAAGTTTGTGTCTGAGACTGACGGGTTCTGCTGTCGCAATGGACAGATCGAACTTAAACAACTGGAACCAGTCCCAGAGCTGATGAGGCTATGGTCCAGCATGGATGCAGATTCTAGACATTTTCGGGAGAACATACGGTTCTTCAACGGGCATTTCGCCTTCACAACCCTTGGCGTCAGCCTTGATGAGAACTACACAAACATGAAGTCTGGGGTGTACACATTTCGGGCACACGGCACCATCTACCACAATGTGCACTCGTTCGGCCCAAGCTCCCGCCCAAAACATCTGCAGTTATACTTCTATGATGACGAACCAACCATAACTCATCGTAAGGCGGCCACCAAGCAATTAGACCAGGATGTCGTGAAGAAGTTAGTAGACATACTCAAAGAAAACCCGTACTCCCAGCAATTTAGGAGTTTGGGTGCACACAAGGACAACCTCGATGATTATAGGATAGACCTAAACACCGATAAGAGGCTTGACCAAAGAAGATATAATACCGTTGTCATCAGAGGTCGCTGCAATTTGGGTTGAGGGCAACGACCTAGCAAAAAGGTTTGACCGGCGGATAACACTTTGTGGTAACAACAACGAAAGGCACAGTATACGTGTGACCTCTGGGGCATTTGACCCGTTGTCTTATCCCCTATTCTATCCAAGGGGGGAACTACGTTGGCATCCGAAGCTACCTAAACGTAATGTTCCTTGGGAGGTTGTACTACATCCTCAACTGGtccatgatgatgatgaggatgcagGTATGACTTATGCGTCCGATTTTGTTTCAAATAATATAATATTTCTCGAATATATCCTCATTCTGATGGTAGTCGATCACGTGCAGAGGGGAATAGCAGGTTGTGCGTCTCTGTTAGAGACTATTACTGTTACATGCTGTAGACACGGCCTGCGATCTTCAATCCCATACTCTATGGAGCACGCCTACTGCAGCAATGGGCGGCCGACATGTATGTCAAGATTGAGAGTTGTCGGTTGAGGTGGTACAGGAAGAACCAGACGCAAATTCGGGCCGACTTGTATAAAGGAGTTGTTGATGCCATCATATCAGGGGAGACGCGAGCAAGCGCTGTTGGGACAAGGATAGTGCTCCCTGGAACATACCCAGGTGGCGAACGTGACATGAAGAAGAGGCATATGGATGCCATGGCAATTGTCCATACATACGGGAAGCCTGACATCTTCTTGACCATGACTTGCAAGAGGAATTTTGAGCTACTAATTCCCGCTGCAACGCGCGAGGAATCATCTAGTCCATAAAGTATCTGACTTTTGAAGGCACGATCTGAATGTCCTCGGAAGCGGCCCTTGCAAGCTCATCTTGACAGGTTTAGAGAGGaattttggaagggtgcgatgtacTACGCCAAGGAATACCAGGATCATGCAAGAAAACTTACCACGGGATCATATGCTAAGACCGATGTGCATGGAATCACCtaccgctcatgttttggagtcaAAATTGTTTGTGTCGGCCACAAGAACATGGGACATCGAGAAGCTGCAGGAGGATCTCTCATAAGATTGTCAAAATTGTTTGTGTCGGCCACAATATCAAACGTGAAAAGAACTGTGTTTAACAAACGAATGGTGATCTAGCGTTTAGTGGAAGGAATCATCAATCAAACACAATTCCCCCATGACCATAATCACAAATCAAATGAAAAACTGGTAAATTTCCTCTTGTAATTCAATTTAGTTCCCCACTACAATTGTTCAATCAAAGCTACAACTTTACCCTTGGAACGCAGGTACCCTCTTAGGTGATGGTACTCCCGTAGAATTGTGTCGCATTATCAGATGAATTTAACCATTGGATTGGCATACATGGATGGCCCATATTAACTTTGGGGACACTGtaaagaactcaaaatggaaaccgAACTATGTCAAATCCAGATTCATATCTGTTTGATATCTCCATAAAACGCCTGGTACCTATCGTTTTATACTATCTTTAATGGAAGTGGCTTCTCTATATAGTTCAAGTGCCGTCTTCATGATCTTCGGTTGTGATAAAAACTGCAATCTTCTCTGGTATGGAGGATGAGTGGAGAGATAGTACTCTTTGAATGTTTGAAATTGTACCAGCCTTGCATTCTTCTTAAAGAACGTGAGTGCCATGTGTGGATCGAAACCAGCGGCAGGGAGTAGTAGGATTCCAATGTGATCTGCCTCTGTTTCCGTCCTACAAAGGTAACAAGACATACCATCAGGTCTTTTTTATCAAAGAATACATGAGCACTCATTTTTCTGATCATATATAGTATTTATGTGTCACATGCACAATGTAAATCGCCATGTTCCTGCGGAAAGTAAATGAAAATCGCCATGAACAATAATGTGAAATAAGAAACAGAAGTACCTTCGCCGGAAGTAATAATAGAGGGGTTTTGTCACCCACTTGGTCGAGCTGATTTCAGATTCGTGCCTTGCGATGATGTGCGCAACCTAAGAAAAAGATGCGAATGTTAATTGGAGTCCACCTGAAAATATAATCCGATAATAAGGAGGAAACATGAGATGAGTTCATTACTCCAACGGACCTACCTCGTGAGCGATAGCAAATGCAATCTCACCATCGGTCTTGAAGTGGTCGAGCAATCCCGTGTACAGTACGATTTTACCGCCGCGCGTGCAGTAGGCGCCGGTGTTGCCCTTGTGGTCCACCACGATCACCTCCCAGTCGAGCCCATGGAGGTGCCTCTTCTGAGGCGAAGGTAGCCATGCCTTTCCCTTGTGCCGGTTGCTGGCGACACGGAGGATGACAGCGTCGTCGATGCCGGCGTGGATGATCCTCTCGGCGATGCGACGGGCGCGAACGCTGTGAGGGTGGCACGGGCCGAGGATTTTGGAGGCCACTTCCTGCTTGTAGTCGGCGAACTCGGACTCGCCGAGCGCGCGCTCCGACTGAGGGGACAGGAAGATGAAGTGCGCGCGGTTGGTCCATGGAATCACCTCGAGGGACTGGTAGCATGCTGCggcagcgacgacggacaccgaggacCTTCCGTGGGTCGTGGTACCAACGGGAGCCCAAGCGGGTCAGTGTGGTCGGGCTAGACGGCGAAGCGCAGTAGTGTCGTGGGCGGATGGcgggttagggcatctccagccgcacccccaggaaggcctccccaggcgtttttttcgcgccggcgccgaaaaaacggcccagtcgcgcccccaagagcccgattttcgccggcttgggccgaaaacagcgccggcggacctagcccgaacccggcgcgccgggggcgcccgggggcgccgggcgaactgttttggcgtgaaaaagccgcgggcccgccgcgtcagcgacacggctctcttctcggcccttcgtcgtcctcatcgcctcgtttcccgcggcgaatcaatgccaaagctgccgcgccggtcagcctgccattggtgctcacgggcggcgcagtgaagaccggacgacgcgcgtccctcgccctctccctcgcccgccacgcgtacacacgttggcacgcgcgcctcggcctatatatgacgcgccccggcgcactcggcgactcacactctcccgccgtcgtcgttcctccctctcctctcctctctttcgccgtctccagttcacacccatggccgagcgcttcccaggcgacggcgcggcggcgaacggcttcggccgccgccatcttcatgaagacgaggctcgcctcctttacgaggccgagtacccggtcccgccggacatgcgggtgcccggggcgtggaggatcagcgcgggcGGTGTGCCGGTGCCCCCGATACCCACCGGAGCGGCCCGGCGTGCGGAGATCACACGCATCCGCTCGAACCTGCCGcgcgcggcgagggaggggccacggtacgtccccgacagcccgctctgggcgcacgttggaggccgacctcgagtacatcgagggcggcaacacgccacgcctcgagtaccccgctcccccttccttctcacgccgccggggaagctcctggaccccgaggcgcatggagacccgggggttctcctcctcgtccggcggctcgccctgcctccgccccgtcaagccggagccccagggcgcgccggtcagcgcgcgcacccgcagctccggcgtccgcatcggcgccaacgccaacgccaacgcttctccacccaccggccgcttcgtcctcgtcgagcccaagccggagcccggcttgcccgcggagtacgaggaggtagcccggcgcggcttctccgacgaggacgccatgcggtgggcgcgggacgactacctccgcgacgagatggtccggcaacgccgggccctggaggagatcgccgctcgCAAGCATGggtgcgaggacgagcacggcgtcgtggtcctcgacagcgacgacgacgacgacgcccccggaccgtccaacccgccgcgccaaccggggggagGGATgtagcagggacggcggaggcgtaggcgggggcggcggcgacgacgacgacgacggcggcggtaactacacgcggttctacagcctcctcggcatgtagaaccgcgtgggcgggcggcgagggagacggcgggggtagcccgcggtagtttttttcttttttgtgaaatatgtttaagtttgaacgaactcgccggtgtttgcgttaaatttgagtcgtttCTGCGCCATATTTGCTTTTTTGACTAACcggtgggcgccgcgactgggggggCATCACgaccccagtgcgcggtttagcgccggtgcgcccccaaggagcgattttttgcccctcctggggggccaacggctggagatgccctaacaacgTGGTGGCCGTGGTACCCGGGCGGCACCCTAGGCTGCCGTGCGCGGCGGAGGAGCCGGGGGAGGAGGCGGTGCAAGCCGTTCATCATCTGGTGGGTGGGTGGGTACGCAGCGCACGCACAGGATTGTGTTTGAGTTAATTTAATTAATAATTGTTCACGTCACTTATGTTCGGTGAAGGTTTCCGATCCAAACTGCACCGCGCGCTTTTGTGGTTGGCGAGAGTCCCAGATTTGGTGAGTTCACGGGACGTACGTACGTACTCGAATATTCAGGCATAACAACAAGGGTAGCAATAGCCTCGAGCCTTGGCCATTCGTAATCTTCATCAGAACTCCATGTACATTTATCCTGATCTGTCCCGTGGCAGGAGGTAAACAACTGTCACAGTCTGACAAAATCATAAGGCTTCACCTTCTAAACGTGCCTACATTGTTACACATTTTCTCAAAggaaaaaagtccattttaaacccTAAACTCGTAGAGGTTGGGCGAAACGAACCCCCAAGTCGAAATCCTGGTTGatttttttttatatatataaaaacAAGCGTACCCAGATAATGTGCTGCAAAATATAGCGCTCTAAACAACAGATGGCATGTGCCGCTGAGAAATGAAAAAACATATAGCCTGCCCCCCTTAGGGCAGATACCCTGAACCCCTGGACCCTGACTGTATAATGCTCTGCATTTTGCATATATAACATCCAGATAAAAAATGGTGCCAACAAAAATAAACTAATCTTCCATGGCAAGCAAAGTACTGAACAAGCCTTATACAGATGAAAACAAATCCAGGATATACATAATCTTATTTACTAGTATTAACTACTCTCCATCCTTctcaaaatgtaagacgttttttgacactacaaatCTATGATAGTGTCAAAAAAATGTCTTCCATTTTGAGACAGAAGGAGCACTTGTTACATTTTATCAACCTAACGTTTCTCAGGTGGGATATGGTACTGGCTTAGAAGATACTGCCAAACATACACGATACTAGTTAGAACTAACGCATTTCGGTACAGTGCTGCAGTGACAGCCAAGAACCAACAAGTTTGTAAGACCTGCTGCTTATGAAAACAGAGGCGATTTCCTGTCGCCCATTGCGTAAGAAATTATGTTCTTCTTCAGTGGTGATATGTACTGGGCACCATGGAATGCAGCGGCTCTCAGAACATTGAGGGGTCCGAAATCGACAGAGTACATCTTCTGGAAGCCATCTAGAACTGCCGCCATCGCAACATTGGCAGCCTTGCGGTCATTCTCATACCGATTCAGCAAAGACAGCTGACAAACCGAAAAAGATTTGGTTAGTCTGCTGTGACGATAAATATCTTGTTTATACTAGAGTAACCAGCATATGCATCATAGTATTAAGAGTCAAAGTAAGGAAGATTAAGCTTGCTGGATGACCAGCTCATCATAGTATTAAGAGTTGCTCATGAAGCTAGATACAGTAGTATCTGCATAAATCTAACCAAAACACAGCAATATTAGGTACTTACATCCCCAATATCAGCACCAACAGAAACTCCTTCAGAAATAACTTCCGCTAAGGCAGCTGCGTCTCCAAAACCCAAATTGACACCTTGACCGGCCAAGGGGTGCACTGTATGAGCAGCATCACCAACTAATGCTAGCCTTTTTGAAACATAATCATGGGAGTGCATCAGTGACAATGGAAATGCCATTCTCTCTGAGATCAGCCCAGTTGCCCTTGGTGGTACTTCAAAGCATTCTTTTGTAGACGCTGCAGTACCTCCAAAGTCAGAAAATAACCTTTCCACGTAATGGTCAAGACTACTAGAGTTGGGATGCGGTCCATAACCAAAATCCAATGCACGGTTCACTGACATCACAAAATCTTCAGGGCTCATTGACTTATGGCGTGATGCCTCCTCTGGGCTCATTGTCCACACTATATTGCTGAAGTTGTCGCCTATTGGAAGCAGGGCAATCGGACCAGAAGGGAGAAACCTCTGCCATGCACAGTCATTCGCTGCAGTATGCTCTACTGTACAGATAATCGCACTCTGAGGATAGCTCCAACCAGTAGTTTTTATGCCCGCAATCTGCCTTACATTGGATTTGGAACCATCAGCTCCTACCTGCGACCATAACTTAAAATAAGTGACTGACGGCAACGACGAGATACAAAAGTTTGAATGAATGGAGAATCATATATAGGAACTTACCACCAACTTTGAATATAAAGTATGTCCATCACTTAGGTCAAGTTTAACCAAATTACTACGGCGTAGTTCCTCCGCCTCAGTTGATGGTGGCTTCAGTCCTGCTACTCCTACATTTCTGCTCTTTGATGGGAAAGCAAGAGACGCCAATCGGGTAGGGTAgaccatctttttaatgtcttccttTTGCTCCTGGTAAGGCAAACATCTTAAGTAGCAATTTAGGTGACTATTAAGATGGAAAAGAAAGTCAGATAACAATATAAGTGCAACATCTAGCTGGAAACCACGCAGCCATTAATTTCCATGTGTTCTGTTCTTTGACATTTTTAGGATATTTGAGATTACCTTATGAGGACTATTAATGCCACACACAAAATTGAACTGTGCTTCATGACCAACAGTTCTAACAAAATATGTTGTCGGTAACTAATCATCGTGTACAGCTAATAAAAATCTAATATATGGGAATTAGGTGCCGTAAAAGCAAGTACATCTGTTTTTTATGACAAAGGTCTCTTGTATAAGATTTACTTTGCTCTCTTGAATGTGTGGGCTGCAAAGCTGTACTGTATTCAACAAGTTTATAAACTAGGAAACAAACCATTTGTATGGAGTGAGGTCGTATTAGACAAGTTCAAACATCTAACATCTAGATGCGGATCAAAATCATCGAAATTTTATCGAAAAATACAGACCTGTAGGCGTAACAGAAGTGAGTTGCAAAGCACCTTGTTCTCCACCACACATCTAAATAACGGAAAAGCAAAGCAAAAGGTTATCAATGAACCAGTGGGAAAAAAAAGTTTATCAGATAATTAGAGGTTTACAGCAGCTCCCGTTCAAACATACCCAAGATATTCTTTGCACACATCTCTTGAGTTGTACCTTGTGTATCCCAGTCCAGTGTAATCCCACACCTGCCAGCGAAAATGAGTCAAATTGCAATCAATGCTTATGTTGAAAACCCACTATATAAAGCAAGAAACTGCTGGTCTTGTTGTGTGCAGGCGCAGCAAATAAGTTGGAAGAAACTGTTGTTCTTGTTGTGTGCAAGTACAATAAATAAGAATGAAGAAACTGTTGCTGTCATTGTTTGCAAGCGCAACAAATAAAAGAGAACAAGACCAAAGGTAAAGGAGGCATGCTAATGCATGTACATATGGCCGAAAAGTTGCCATGAAAAAGATCACATAATAATGGCCTAATATGCATAAAATAAGGCATACAATATGTACCATCCAATCATAGTTAAGCTTCAAGTAATCTATAATATCCGGAATTTAAATGAAACGGGCTAGGTAAAACAGGGGCAGAATAAAGTATACCACTATGTCAATGTATTTATGTTCCATTTGGAAATTGAGTGGGATCCCTTTGAAAGTGTGAAGCATTTGTTGCATGTTCCATTTCATCATTTTTATTGTGATCAATTCAATAGTTCATTCAATTTGGTTCACTGGGACATATGAACCAAATGGATTCAATAGAAAAGCATCAGCGACTTGCTCTGAGTCTTATCAAGCACATGATGAAGTTAACCAACATATTTTTATACATGGACCATCGGTTGCAGAAATCAAGTTGGCACTGAGGTTTGCACCATATTCAGTCAAGGACCAAATAAATCATAAATTTAGAAAGATATGTACCCTATTTAGTAAAGAAACAAACTAAGTCTAAATCACCCCATATTTAAACATGTGCCTTGAAACAGCCATGTTATGGACCATAGAGAGTTAAGGttgtaccataaggttggatataaCTATAAGCAAGTACTTCAACATATCAGGACAGAAATAAGCTAGTTTAATGAGACTATATGCTACAAATCTAACATAACACCTCAGGTAGTTAATAAAGTAAAGCAGCAGAGCTGCAAGTCACTACAATGAACTTGCCAAAATTCCCCAGGATGCACTCTAAGGACACGCTATTTGTTGCCATGTTCTATGAGGGGAGGGTTACTGCATGAGCATCTGTCATATTTAGTGAAACTTTCTTTGCTTATCATGTTTTAAAAGAACAAACCATGAAACCCTCGAATGTCCTAAACAAAGTTAAGTCAGACCACATCAAAAGAAACCATGTACTTGAATGGAGCCTCAGTAGTTTTTCCTCAATGAGCAACATGGAACTAAGGGTACATTAAGATGATGCAGATCGGAGGCAAAAATAATAATGCTTACCACATAGGTTTAATAGAGCAACACAATAATCAGATTGATAAACAACGTTGATAGCTAAAACTAACCAAGAACAGCAAGTCAACGTTTGTCCCTCTCATACGTTATATAGCATTTATACCATTcatttatggtgtttgtaggtgaCAATATCAACATATCCATTCACGGCATTACAGTTACTATGCAATGTAAGGGCTGCCTAGCATAATTCTGAATTCCCCTCTCAAGCTTTAGCACTGGAATTTAAAGTTTATTAGGATTGTGCGGAAGATATACTAATATCAGAAACATAACATGAGTTCAGTTACCAAAACATATTTAATCCCATGATGTCAGAAGACACGTAAGGGAGGTGAAGATATGATTCTTATACAAAGATGACAGAAAAATCTGCTTAAGAGTTCAGGTCACAATATTGAATACAACTGGCCAGCTTTCAAACAATGCATAATATATCTACAGGATACTGCATCTTTAGCGGATATCTATGCTACAAGTTTTTCATGTATATAGGGAACTGATATGATAGAACTAGATGTACTTGTCCTCTATATAGAATCATCCATATATCAAAAACAACATGACAGGCATCCTTTACAGCCAGCCcagctcaaaaaaaaaaaaaaggacagacccagtgcatagaagctcccacacaaggtggggtctggggagggattataggaacctagtcttacccctgcgaagtgcaatgcagagaggctggttcgaacccaggacctcttggcacaagtggggaggacttcaccattGCGCCAGGCCTGCCCTCTCCAGCCCAGCTCAAAAGGCCCACAAAAATGCTATTGCCCATTAAACTGCCAAGGTATTTATGTTTTCTATGCTTTATTAACAAACTTGCTTACATGTTAACCCATAATTATTCTTCCCCTGGAACAGAAGAAATAGGAAATAAGCAGACAGATAAATCATGAAATGTCATTTTAGTTTGATTTGACAATCTATCAATCATAGGAACACCAACATATATAAATTATTATATCTAGTGTAGGAATAGATATAGTGGTAGAAAGCAGGTGAACACAGAAAGCTAATCACCATCCATATGATGAAAATTGCATGTCATCACCTGCATTTTACCAAAGAAAGCGTGTCTCTGCTGTAGAATATGCTCCCATGCACCAATATCTGTCACGTGACATCATACAAGTATGAAATATATGTCAAACTATACAATACTATAGCTACTAAATAAAATGAAGTAGCTACAAACACATAATAAGGAATGTTTTAAGATGTTGTACTTCTGAAACTACATGTTGTCAAGCGTTCCACTTTTCATCCTCAATAAGCGAAAATAGTGCCACACATTTAATCAAATTTATGATTAGGCACAACCAGTGGCAAAAAAGGAACAATGGGTATATATAGATCAGCAGAGTTGGCAGCACCATCCGTGATTGTGCCTATTTGACATGAAGTTCCAGGTTATCACTACAGTAAACAAGAAATGCAGCTCAGCTGGATATTGCACGATGACAAGTGCTAGGCACATATCAGTTACTTAGCTAACATCACAAAGCAGTAGGTTATGAGTGAAGCACTTCGAGATTATAGGAACAAATCTAATGTAAGCATAGATGGGTTCTCCAGATCAATTTAAAGGCTAGTAGCATGTCTTGTTTAAACAACTGTCAAACCCAACAAAAGGGATCGACCTTTCTGAATTATCACCAAAACATACTAAGCATGCTTTAGCTCCAGATATTGTACACAGCAAACATTCGCAGAATTCTGGCTTGAAACAAGCAATGACATATCGATTTTATATTAACAAACTTACCTCTGAAGAAGGAAATGGTTGCAGGAGTAACAGTGCTGACCCTTGAATCAGGTATACCATCTTTCTTCAGATAATTCGTTGACTTCAATGCAGGATTGCTATCGATGACGGCAACTCGCAGGTGTTTGGTCAATGGCATATTGGCTGCATGTAAGGGTGAATAAGAGTAAACCCAATATTATATACAGAACTGGTATTTCTAATCTAAAACAACCATAGCGTAGGATTGTCAAATTCATACACAAGATGTTTTCGTACAGCCCCCAGACTATCCTGCACTACCAATATTTGCAATACTACTTGACATTGAACTAGTAAAATGGCAGGGAGAACTTTATTCCAATGGTGTCAACATTCCTTAATGGTGTCAACATTCCTTTTATAACTAATTCTGCGGCGTATAAGGATCGATTCTCAGACTAAGAGCAACACGAAGCTGAGCTCATGAACAATTGGAAGTAAGGAACAGAGGTACACAAAGGCAGCAA
Above is a window of Triticum dicoccoides isolate Atlit2015 ecotype Zavitan chromosome 5B, WEW_v2.0, whole genome shotgun sequence DNA encoding:
- the LOC119312720 gene encoding ubiquinone biosynthesis monooxygenase COQ6, mitochondrial-like isoform X1, with protein sequence MTPTPARASAAAAHALLRRTRCFAAANRIRTASRAFSSAPAGASEPQGPEKVGGVRAGDDELDVAIVGGGMVGLAVACALSNMPLTKHLRVAVIDSNPALKSTNYLKKDGIPDSRVSTVTPATISFFRDIGAWEHILQQRHAFFGKMQVWDYTGLGYTRYNSRDVCKEYLGCVVENKVLCNSLLLRLQEQKEDIKKMVYPTRLASLAFPSKSRNVGVAGLKPPSTEAEELRRSNLVKLDLSDGHTLYSKLVVGADGSKSNVRQIAGIKTTGWSYPQSAIICTVEHTAANDCAWQRFLPSGPIALLPIGDNFSNIVWTMSPEEASRHKSMSPEDFVMSVNRALDFGYGPHPNSSSLDHYVERLFSDFGGTAASTKECFEVPPRATGLISERMAFPLSLMHSHDYVSKRLALVGDAAHTVHPLAGQGVNLGFGDAAALAEVISEGVSVGADIGDLSLLNRYENDRKAANVAMAAVLDGFQKMYSVDFGPLNVLRAAAFHGAQYISPLKKNIISYAMGDRKSPLFS
- the LOC119312720 gene encoding ubiquinone biosynthesis monooxygenase COQ6, mitochondrial-like isoform X2; translation: MLLSSVEAWWAWLLLVHSVANMPLTKHLRVAVIDSNPALKSTNYLKKDGIPDSRVSTVTPATISFFRDIGAWEHILQQRHAFFGKMQVWDYTGLGYTRYNSRDVCKEYLGCVVENKVLCNSLLLRLQEQKEDIKKMVYPTRLASLAFPSKSRNVGVAGLKPPSTEAEELRRSNLVKLDLSDGHTLYSKLVVGADGSKSNVRQIAGIKTTGWSYPQSAIICTVEHTAANDCAWQRFLPSGPIALLPIGDNFSNIVWTMSPEEASRHKSMSPEDFVMSVNRALDFGYGPHPNSSSLDHYVERLFSDFGGTAASTKECFEVPPRATGLISERMAFPLSLMHSHDYVSKRLALVGDAAHTVHPLAGQGVNLGFGDAAALAEVISEGVSVGADIGDLSLLNRYENDRKAANVAMAAVLDGFQKMYSVDFGPLNVLRAAAFHGAQYISPLKKNIISYAMGDRKSPLFS